A window from Micromonospora profundi encodes these proteins:
- a CDS encoding STAS domain-containing protein codes for MELSLATRTVGEHTVLEVGGEVDVYTAPRLRERLLELIDGGARHVVVDLGRVDFLDSTGLGVLVGAHKRLRTAGGSFALVCDKEPLLKIFRITALDQVFPLHPTVEAAVDAGPTGINA; via the coding sequence ATGGAGCTGTCGTTGGCGACGCGCACCGTGGGCGAGCACACGGTGCTTGAGGTCGGCGGTGAGGTCGACGTCTACACCGCGCCCCGGCTCCGTGAACGGCTCCTCGAACTGATCGACGGCGGCGCCCGGCACGTGGTGGTGGACCTCGGTCGGGTGGACTTCCTCGACTCCACCGGGCTGGGCGTGCTGGTGGGCGCGCACAAGCGGCTGCGTACGGCAGGTGGCTCGTTCGCGCTGGTCTGCGACAAGGAGCCGCTGCTCAAGATCTTCCGGATCACCGCACTGGACCAGGTGTTCCCGCTGCACCCCACTGTCGAGGCGGCGGTCGACGCGGGTCCGACCGGCATCAACGCGTGA
- a CDS encoding DEAD/DEAH box helicase, which produces MTSDDFGSARLSPRDDLKLSPVDLLRRLRSRGAGDPVTHVERVPARAGVPAPWPPWAPTELRAAFARRGVAAPWQHQAEAATLAYEGGHVVVATGTASGKSLAYQLPALATLLSDPRATVLYLAPTKALAADQLRAVAELELEGVRPACYDGDTPRAEREWIRRHSRFVLTNPDMLHHGILPGHAQWSGFLRRLAYVVVDECHTYRGVFGSHVAHVLRRLRRQCARFGATPVFVLASATSGDPATAAGRLTGLPVTAVTEDASPRGGVTFALWEPPLLPPESGSSSPVPPQATGDHDDLHQVRRSALRETADLLADTVAEGVRTLAFVRSRKGAEVVAANARRALDDAVPGLGDRVAAYRGGYLREERRELERALLHGDLLGLASTNALELGVDLVGLDAVLICGYPGTRASLWQQAGRAGRSGQEALAVLVARDDPLDTYLVHHPEAIFGAPVEATVLDPANPYVLAPQLACAAVEAPLTPADLTLFGDGAKEAVDELVAAGALRQRPTGWYWRHRERPEVDLRGQGGTPVCVVESATGRLLGTVDGGSSHFLLHPGAVYLHQGISYVVDDLDLVDGCALVHAEEPDWSTHARDVTDLSVVSVRSYVDAGPVGMFLGEVDVTSQVVSYQRRRIATGEVIDTRPLDLPTRELRTVAVWFTLSPQSLTSAGVQTPDVPGALHAAEHAAIGLLPLMATCDRWDIGGLSTALHPDTEAPTVFVYDGHPGGAGFAERAYGTASAWLRATRDAIAECGCETGCPSCVQSPKCGNGNNPLSKPDAIRVLDVVLANLPA; this is translated from the coding sequence GTGACTTCCGACGACTTCGGCTCCGCGCGCCTGTCGCCGCGCGACGACCTGAAGCTGTCGCCCGTCGACCTCCTGCGCCGGCTGCGCTCCCGGGGTGCCGGCGACCCGGTCACCCACGTCGAGCGGGTGCCGGCCCGCGCCGGGGTGCCCGCACCGTGGCCGCCGTGGGCACCGACGGAGCTGCGCGCGGCGTTCGCCCGGCGGGGCGTGGCCGCGCCGTGGCAGCACCAGGCCGAGGCGGCCACCCTGGCGTACGAGGGTGGGCACGTCGTCGTCGCCACCGGCACCGCGTCCGGCAAGTCGCTGGCGTACCAGCTCCCGGCGCTTGCCACACTGCTCAGCGACCCCCGGGCCACAGTGCTCTACCTGGCGCCGACCAAGGCGCTCGCCGCCGACCAGTTGCGGGCCGTCGCCGAGTTGGAGCTTGAGGGGGTACGCCCCGCCTGCTACGACGGGGACACTCCGCGCGCCGAGCGGGAGTGGATCCGCAGGCACTCCCGCTTCGTGCTCACCAACCCCGACATGCTGCACCACGGCATCCTGCCCGGGCACGCCCAGTGGTCCGGCTTCCTGCGCCGCCTGGCGTACGTGGTGGTCGACGAGTGCCACACCTACCGGGGGGTGTTCGGCTCGCACGTGGCGCACGTACTGCGCAGGTTGCGCCGGCAGTGTGCGCGCTTCGGGGCGACCCCTGTGTTCGTCCTCGCCTCGGCGACCTCCGGCGACCCGGCGACAGCCGCCGGTCGGCTGACCGGCCTGCCCGTGACAGCCGTCACCGAGGATGCGTCACCGCGGGGCGGGGTGACCTTCGCCCTCTGGGAACCGCCGTTGCTCCCACCCGAGTCGGGCTCCTCCTCCCCGGTGCCCCCGCAGGCGACGGGCGACCATGACGACCTCCACCAGGTCCGCCGGTCGGCGCTGCGCGAGACCGCGGACCTGCTCGCCGACACGGTCGCCGAGGGGGTACGCACGCTCGCCTTCGTCCGGTCCCGCAAGGGCGCGGAGGTGGTGGCGGCGAACGCGCGACGGGCGTTGGACGACGCTGTCCCCGGGCTCGGCGACCGGGTGGCCGCCTACCGGGGCGGCTACCTGCGCGAGGAACGACGCGAGCTGGAGCGGGCGCTGCTGCACGGTGACCTGCTGGGCCTCGCCTCCACCAACGCCCTGGAACTGGGCGTGGACCTTGTCGGCCTGGACGCCGTGCTGATCTGCGGTTACCCGGGCACCCGGGCCTCCCTGTGGCAGCAGGCCGGCCGGGCCGGGCGCTCCGGGCAGGAGGCCCTCGCCGTGCTTGTGGCCCGGGACGACCCGCTGGACACCTACCTCGTGCACCACCCGGAGGCGATCTTCGGGGCACCGGTGGAGGCAACGGTGCTCGACCCGGCCAACCCGTACGTGCTGGCCCCGCAGTTGGCCTGCGCCGCGGTCGAGGCGCCGCTCACACCGGCCGACCTGACGCTCTTCGGCGACGGGGCGAAGGAAGCGGTCGACGAGCTGGTGGCGGCCGGGGCGCTGCGGCAACGACCGACCGGCTGGTACTGGCGGCACCGCGAACGCCCCGAGGTGGACCTGCGCGGTCAGGGCGGCACCCCGGTCTGCGTGGTGGAGTCGGCCACCGGCCGGCTGCTCGGCACCGTCGACGGCGGCTCCTCACACTTCCTGCTCCACCCCGGCGCCGTCTACCTGCACCAGGGCATCTCGTACGTCGTCGACGATCTCGACCTGGTCGACGGTTGCGCGCTCGTGCACGCCGAGGAACCGGACTGGTCCACCCACGCCCGCGACGTCACCGACCTGTCAGTGGTGTCCGTGCGCTCCTACGTGGACGCCGGGCCGGTCGGGATGTTCCTCGGCGAGGTGGACGTGACCAGCCAGGTGGTGTCCTACCAGCGGCGCAGGATCGCCACCGGCGAGGTGATCGACACCCGGCCCCTGGACCTGCCCACCCGGGAGCTGCGTACCGTGGCGGTCTGGTTCACGCTCTCCCCGCAGTCGCTGACCTCAGCCGGAGTGCAGACCCCTGACGTGCCCGGTGCGCTGCACGCCGCCGAACACGCCGCGATCGGTTTACTTCCCCTGATGGCCACCTGCGACAGGTGGGACATCGGCGGGCTCTCCACCGCGCTGCACCCGGACACCGAGGCGCCGACCGTCTTCGTCTACGACGGGCACCCCGGCGGGGCGGGCTTCGCCGAGCGGGCGTACGGGACGGCGTCGGCGTGGCTACGGGCAACCCGGGACGCCATCGCGGAGTGCGGCTGCGAGACCGGATGCCCGTCCTGTGTGCAGTCGCCGAAGTGCGGCAACGGCAACAATCCGCTCTCCAAGCCGGACGCCATCCGGGTGCTCGACGTGGTGCTGGCGAACCTGCCCGCCTGA
- a CDS encoding Rv3654c family TadE-like protein gives MRQWPVGGRPGSEWSGPKWSGPGRSGGERGGATVLPLAVGLVFVLVGLFGAAVAGTGMAAQRAAVAADLGALAGAARAIDGDVVACAAARDIAGRNGGRLVGCRLEGLDVLVTVEVVFTPLPGLTRAAASTARAGPVRS, from the coding sequence GTGCGGCAGTGGCCGGTCGGTGGTCGGCCTGGCTCCGAATGGTCTGGCCCCAAATGGTCTGGCCCCGGACGGTCTGGTGGCGAGCGTGGCGGGGCGACAGTCCTGCCGCTGGCAGTGGGGCTGGTATTCGTACTGGTCGGGCTGTTCGGCGCTGCGGTCGCCGGCACCGGAATGGCGGCTCAACGGGCGGCGGTGGCGGCCGACCTCGGCGCGCTCGCCGGAGCCGCCAGGGCGATCGACGGCGACGTGGTGGCCTGTGCGGCAGCCCGGGACATCGCAGGTCGCAACGGTGGTCGCCTGGTCGGTTGTCGCCTTGAGGGGCTGGACGTGCTGGTGACGGTCGAGGTGGTGTTCACGCCGCTTCCCGGCCTGACCCGGGCTGCCGCGTCGACCGCGCGCGCCGGCCCGGTCCGTAGCTGA
- a CDS encoding TadE family type IV pilus minor pilin: MTGRRQAGRDRRPCTPGRAAGGGRRFHAVVRAAGGDRGSFTAELAAGLPALLLLLLAGLTAVNAVSTKAGCLHAAREAALAAARGEAGVPGAPPGAEVSVSIDEGRAQATVRAPVRALGGRLPRITVVATAVAALEPGAGEGDR; the protein is encoded by the coding sequence GTGACGGGGCGCCGGCAGGCCGGCCGCGATCGGAGGCCCTGCACCCCGGGGCGGGCGGCTGGCGGGGGGCGACGATTCCACGCTGTCGTACGGGCTGCCGGTGGGGACCGCGGATCCTTCACCGCCGAACTGGCGGCTGGCCTGCCGGCGCTGCTCCTGCTCCTGCTCGCCGGGCTGACGGCCGTCAACGCCGTAAGCACCAAGGCCGGTTGCCTGCACGCCGCTCGGGAGGCGGCCCTGGCCGCCGCCCGAGGTGAGGCTGGCGTTCCCGGAGCGCCGCCGGGCGCGGAGGTGTCCGTGTCGATCGATGAGGGCCGGGCGCAGGCGACGGTCCGGGCACCTGTGCGCGCGCTGGGCGGCCGGCTGCCGCGCATCACAGTGGTCGCCACCGCCGTCGCGGCACTCGAACCCGGAGCCGGAGAGGGGGACCGATGA
- a CDS encoding DUF4244 domain-containing protein codes for MRKLIARLRGDAGMNTAEYAVGTLAAVAFAGILLKVLTSGNVQSALTAVIDRALK; via the coding sequence ATGCGTAAGCTCATCGCCCGCCTGCGCGGCGACGCAGGTATGAACACCGCCGAGTACGCCGTCGGCACGCTCGCCGCAGTCGCCTTCGCCGGCATTCTGCTGAAGGTGCTGACCTCCGGCAACGTTCAGTCGGCGCTGACCGCCGTCATCGACCGGGCACTCAAGTGA
- a CDS encoding type II secretion system F family protein gives MSRTALVAAALVVAALLVTPLRLRRPARRADPPTPAESARPAGPDGSASPGGLASPKGSAEPAGRRRPDLIRIAAVMAGLAVAVVVGGWFGLLGAIPTAVLSDVLLRRIESPAARTRRLREAADLPLAADLLAAAMRAGAPVDRSVLAVAEALDSPLADRLARVGRTLLLGGGPAEAWSALDGVPGAERLAAAAFRSANSGAALAGALTRLADDLRADRATAAEASARRAGVLIVLPLGLCFLPAFILAGLVPVIVAVLGDVL, from the coding sequence ATGTCCCGGACGGCTCTCGTGGCCGCCGCTCTGGTGGTGGCGGCGCTGCTCGTCACGCCGTTACGTCTACGCCGTCCCGCCCGCCGAGCCGATCCGCCGACGCCTGCCGAATCCGCCCGGCCAGCCGGTCCCGACGGATCAGCCAGCCCTGGTGGATTAGCCAGCCCTAAGGGATCAGCCGAACCCGCAGGCCGGCGGCGGCCCGACCTGATCCGGATCGCCGCCGTGATGGCCGGGCTCGCCGTGGCCGTGGTCGTCGGTGGCTGGTTCGGGCTGCTCGGCGCTATCCCGACCGCGGTCCTGTCCGACGTGCTGCTGCGACGGATCGAATCTCCGGCGGCACGTACCCGGAGGCTCCGCGAGGCCGCCGATCTGCCCCTTGCCGCCGACCTGTTGGCGGCGGCGATGCGGGCGGGCGCTCCGGTCGACCGCTCAGTGCTCGCCGTGGCCGAGGCGCTGGACAGTCCGCTCGCCGACCGACTGGCCCGGGTCGGCCGCACCCTCCTGCTCGGCGGAGGCCCGGCGGAGGCGTGGTCAGCCCTGGACGGGGTGCCCGGCGCCGAGCGGCTGGCCGCGGCGGCGTTCCGGTCGGCCAACAGCGGCGCCGCCCTGGCCGGCGCGCTGACCCGGCTCGCCGACGACCTACGTGCCGACCGGGCAACCGCCGCCGAGGCGTCCGCCCGCCGAGCGGGCGTGCTCATCGTGCTGCCGCTGGGGCTCTGCTTCCTGCCGGCGTTCATTCTCGCCGGCCTGGTGCCGGTGATCGTCGCCGTCCTCGGCGACGTGCTCTGA
- a CDS encoding TadA family conjugal transfer-associated ATPase has product MTGRAEDHGLAARVRQRIAAGTTPVTPAAIVSAVRAEPAAVVLGDTAVLRIADRVHDDLVGAGPLAPLLADPEVTDVLVNGVRVWVDRGSGLHQVAIPMGSVEDVRRLAQRLVASAGRRLDDGSPYADARLPDGTRLHAVLPPVATDGPYLSLRTFRHRPFTLDELVRQGTVPRPVAPLLAAVVAARLAYLVTGGTGSGKTTLLNTLLGLVPATERIVLVEDAAELQPGHPHVVGLQARTANVEGTGVVNLADLVRQALRMRPDRLVVGECRGGEVVDLLAALNTGHDGGAGTLHANTPSDVPARLEALGMLGGLPRAALHAQVVAALQVLFQVRRGDRGRVLESICLLLPEGPERLVTVVPAWVRGRGLGVAARALGGLLRDRGVVVPPILCEPWPGSAGPA; this is encoded by the coding sequence ATGACGGGCCGCGCGGAGGACCACGGCCTCGCCGCACGGGTGCGGCAGCGGATCGCCGCCGGCACCACCCCGGTCACCCCCGCGGCGATCGTTTCCGCGGTACGCGCCGAGCCCGCCGCCGTGGTGCTGGGCGACACCGCAGTGCTACGGATCGCCGACCGGGTACACGACGACCTCGTCGGTGCCGGGCCGCTGGCCCCACTGCTGGCCGACCCGGAGGTCACCGACGTTCTGGTGAACGGCGTGCGCGTCTGGGTCGACAGGGGATCGGGGTTGCACCAGGTCGCGATCCCGATGGGCTCGGTTGAGGACGTCCGCAGGCTTGCGCAGCGGCTGGTCGCCAGCGCCGGGCGGCGACTCGACGACGGCTCCCCGTACGCGGACGCCCGGCTGCCCGACGGCACCCGGTTGCACGCCGTACTGCCGCCGGTGGCCACCGACGGCCCCTACCTGTCCCTGCGGACCTTCCGGCACCGGCCGTTCACCCTGGACGAACTGGTACGCCAGGGGACGGTGCCGCGACCTGTGGCACCACTGCTCGCGGCCGTCGTCGCGGCTCGACTGGCCTACCTGGTCACCGGCGGTACGGGGTCGGGCAAGACGACACTGCTCAACACGCTGCTCGGGTTGGTGCCGGCCACCGAGCGGATCGTCCTGGTGGAGGACGCCGCCGAGCTGCAACCGGGACACCCGCACGTGGTGGGCCTCCAGGCTCGTACGGCAAATGTGGAGGGAACAGGCGTGGTCAACCTCGCCGACCTGGTTCGGCAGGCGCTGCGGATGCGTCCCGACCGGCTGGTGGTCGGGGAGTGCCGGGGCGGCGAGGTGGTCGATCTACTGGCCGCTCTGAACACCGGCCACGACGGCGGTGCCGGGACGCTGCACGCCAACACCCCGTCCGACGTGCCGGCGCGGCTGGAGGCGCTCGGCATGCTGGGTGGCCTGCCGCGCGCCGCGCTGCACGCCCAGGTGGTCGCGGCGCTTCAGGTGCTGTTCCAGGTACGCCGTGGCGACCGGGGACGGGTCCTGGAATCGATCTGCCTGTTACTCCCGGAAGGACCGGAACGGTTGGTGACCGTGGTGCCCGCCTGGGTACGCGGTCGAGGACTGGGCGTGGCCGCCCGTGCGCTCGGCGGCCTGCTGCGGGACCGGGGCGTAGTGGTGCCGCCGATCCTCTGCGAGCCGTGGCCCGGATCGGCGGGGCCGGCATGA
- the ssd gene encoding septum site-determining protein Ssd, whose product MTGDDDLLDDLLRLAAAGGTEVELAEDPAAARTRWLPAPLVLLGADQAQPCLRARLPQRPRVVLVGRAGQLDPGWQIAELIGAEHVAVLPAAEPWLLDRFVEQGPDCPEGSGARVVALLGGRGGAGASVLAGGLAVTAARARLRTLLVDADPLGGGLDLVLGWEQLEGLRWPSLTGADGRVDAPALVQALPSRGDLVVLSWDRGEMLALPAAAMAATVDAAQRGRDFVVIDLPRQLDDAAVIALQAADHAFVVVPAELRATAAAARVVAAAAPHCAALSVVVRGPAPGRLRATEVARALGLPLAGTLRPEPALCRGLERGEAPAAAGKGPLAALCQRIVADLTGVPVPGAA is encoded by the coding sequence ATCACGGGGGACGACGACCTGCTCGACGACCTGCTCCGGCTCGCCGCCGCCGGTGGGACGGAGGTGGAGCTCGCCGAAGATCCGGCTGCGGCCCGTACCCGCTGGCTACCCGCACCGCTGGTGTTGCTCGGCGCTGACCAGGCGCAGCCGTGCCTGCGAGCACGACTGCCGCAGCGACCCCGCGTGGTGTTGGTGGGTCGGGCCGGCCAACTCGATCCCGGTTGGCAGATCGCCGAGCTGATCGGCGCAGAACACGTCGCCGTCCTGCCGGCCGCCGAGCCGTGGCTGCTGGACCGGTTCGTCGAGCAGGGCCCCGACTGTCCGGAGGGATCCGGCGCCCGGGTTGTCGCGTTGCTCGGCGGGCGGGGTGGTGCCGGCGCGAGCGTCCTCGCTGGTGGGCTCGCCGTGACCGCCGCGCGGGCGCGACTGCGCACGCTGCTTGTCGACGCCGATCCGCTGGGCGGGGGCCTCGATCTCGTGCTCGGCTGGGAACAGTTGGAAGGGCTGCGCTGGCCGTCGCTCACCGGCGCGGACGGGCGGGTGGACGCGCCCGCGCTGGTCCAGGCCCTACCCAGCCGGGGTGACCTGGTGGTGCTCTCCTGGGATCGCGGCGAGATGCTGGCGCTGCCCGCCGCCGCGATGGCGGCGACAGTCGACGCCGCGCAGCGCGGTCGAGATTTCGTCGTGATCGACCTGCCCCGCCAACTGGACGACGCCGCCGTGATCGCACTGCAGGCGGCCGACCACGCGTTCGTCGTCGTACCGGCGGAGCTGCGGGCCACAGCTGCCGCCGCCCGGGTGGTGGCCGCCGCCGCCCCACACTGCGCCGCGCTGTCGGTGGTGGTTCGTGGGCCCGCTCCGGGTCGTCTGCGCGCCACAGAGGTGGCGCGTGCGCTCGGGCTTCCCCTCGCCGGCACGCTGCGCCCCGAGCCCGCGCTCTGCCGTGGCCTGGAACGGGGCGAGGCGCCGGCGGCCGCCGGGAAGGGGCCGCTGGCGGCGCTCTGCCAGCGGATCGTCGCGGACCTTACCGGCGTGCCCGTGCCAGGTGCGGCATGA
- a CDS encoding class I SAM-dependent methyltransferase, with the protein MNSDDGRDLVRRGYDKLSYHYRADDAADGQYGPWLDDLHGRLPASSTVLDLGCGCGVPVARSLANAGHHVTGIDISDVQVERARRLVPTGTFLRADATQVDLPSASFDAVVCLYALIHLPLADQPRLITNIASWLRPGGWLLTTVGSNAWTGTDDNWLDGPAAMWWSQADTATYRSWLRQAGLEISSEDFVPEGTSGHALFWAQRPPTAPDRP; encoded by the coding sequence ATGAACAGCGACGACGGGCGGGACCTGGTCCGACGCGGCTACGACAAGCTCTCCTACCACTACCGGGCGGACGACGCCGCTGACGGCCAGTACGGTCCCTGGCTCGACGACCTCCACGGACGCCTGCCTGCCTCGTCCACGGTCCTGGATCTCGGATGCGGCTGTGGCGTGCCGGTCGCCCGCTCCCTCGCCAACGCCGGGCACCACGTGACCGGCATCGACATCAGCGATGTGCAGGTCGAACGGGCACGGCGCCTCGTGCCCACCGGCACCTTCCTACGCGCCGACGCCACCCAAGTCGACCTGCCATCGGCCTCGTTCGACGCGGTGGTCTGCCTCTATGCCCTGATTCACCTACCGTTGGCCGATCAACCGCGGCTCATCACGAACATCGCCAGCTGGCTCCGGCCAGGCGGCTGGCTGCTCACCACCGTCGGCAGCAACGCGTGGACCGGTACCGACGACAACTGGCTCGACGGGCCGGCCGCCATGTGGTGGAGCCAAGCCGACACGGCCACCTACCGCTCCTGGCTGCGGCAAGCGGGGCTGGAGATCAGCTCGGAGGACTTCGTCCCGGAGGGCACCAGCGGGCACGCGCTGTTCTGGGCACAGCGACCGCCGACCGCGCCTGACCGTCCGTGA
- a CDS encoding HAD family hydrolase has product MGRSAAFFDLDKTVIAKSSALAFGRPFYRDGLITRRDVVKSAYAQLMFRLGGTDEQTMARTRDYLAALCKGWQVEQVRQIVAETLHELINPYVYAEAAALIEEHQAAGRDVVLVSASGEEMVRPIGALLGVTDVIATRMTVQDGRYSGEVEFYAAGPSKVEAVGELAAARGYDLADSYAYSDSYSDRPLLECVGHPSVVNPDRQLRKLASENAWPVLEFRHPIPLGRRLRERPAVPVAAAALGVGVGVAIGIAWYGRHRRTRAATNA; this is encoded by the coding sequence GTGGGCCGAAGTGCCGCTTTCTTCGATCTGGACAAGACCGTCATCGCCAAGTCGAGCGCTCTCGCGTTCGGTCGTCCGTTCTACCGGGATGGGCTGATCACTCGGCGTGACGTCGTCAAGTCGGCGTACGCGCAGCTGATGTTCCGGCTGGGCGGCACCGACGAGCAGACCATGGCCCGAACACGGGACTACCTGGCCGCACTCTGCAAGGGCTGGCAGGTGGAACAGGTCCGCCAGATCGTCGCGGAGACACTCCACGAGCTGATCAACCCTTATGTGTACGCCGAAGCCGCCGCCCTGATCGAGGAACACCAGGCCGCCGGCCGGGATGTGGTGCTGGTGTCCGCCTCCGGCGAGGAGATGGTCCGGCCGATCGGTGCACTACTCGGGGTGACCGATGTGATCGCCACCCGGATGACGGTGCAGGACGGTCGGTACAGCGGCGAGGTCGAGTTCTACGCGGCCGGGCCGAGCAAGGTCGAGGCGGTCGGCGAGCTGGCCGCCGCTCGCGGCTACGACCTGGCCGACTCGTACGCCTACTCCGACTCGTACAGTGATCGGCCCTTGCTGGAGTGCGTGGGTCACCCGAGCGTGGTGAACCCGGACCGGCAGCTGCGCAAGCTGGCTTCGGAGAACGCCTGGCCGGTGCTGGAGTTCCGGCACCCGATCCCGCTGGGCCGCCGACTGCGGGAGCGGCCGGCCGTGCCGGTCGCCGCTGCGGCCCTGGGTGTCGGCGTGGGCGTGGCCATCGGCATCGCCTGGTACGGCAGGCACCGCCGAACCCGCGCCGCCACCAACGCCTGA
- a CDS encoding oxidoreductase, whose amino-acid sequence MTTDPLAPLLALADIAAAVDSARERFDKALGHRALRRNGGQVAAEVSLRSAVASAALEGAVHEREEVRAGTVTDPVLQGALRVAGALPGLSELWPKAPRQALAKLHVLAARDIVPESELGRPVADPVVAARLDGLAGLVAGGTKVSPLVLAAVVHGELLNLRPFAGPSGVVARGAARLVLLASGLDPRGLLGVDVGHREREPEYVGSAGAFATGTPDGLRSWLRHYMAAVEVGADQLTAIGDEILAAA is encoded by the coding sequence GTGACCACCGACCCGCTCGCCCCGCTGCTCGCGCTCGCCGACATCGCCGCCGCCGTCGACAGCGCACGTGAGCGATTCGACAAGGCGCTGGGGCACCGCGCGCTACGCCGTAACGGCGGCCAGGTCGCGGCCGAGGTGAGCCTCCGGTCGGCGGTGGCCAGCGCCGCTCTCGAAGGGGCCGTCCACGAGCGCGAAGAGGTCCGGGCCGGCACAGTCACCGATCCGGTGCTCCAAGGAGCGCTGCGGGTCGCGGGGGCGCTACCCGGCCTGAGCGAGCTCTGGCCGAAGGCGCCCCGGCAGGCTCTCGCGAAGCTGCACGTACTCGCCGCCCGCGACATCGTGCCCGAATCCGAGCTGGGTCGCCCGGTGGCCGATCCGGTGGTCGCCGCCCGACTGGACGGGCTGGCCGGACTGGTCGCCGGAGGCACGAAGGTCTCCCCACTGGTGCTCGCCGCGGTCGTACACGGGGAACTGCTGAACCTGCGCCCGTTCGCCGGGCCGTCGGGCGTGGTGGCGCGGGGCGCGGCCCGGCTGGTGCTGCTCGCCAGCGGCCTGGACCCGCGCGGCCTGCTCGGCGTCGACGTCGGCCACCGCGAGCGCGAACCCGAGTACGTAGGCTCGGCCGGCGCGTTCGCCACCGGCACGCCCGACGGGCTGCGCTCCTGGCTGCGCCACTACATGGCGGCCGTCGAGGTCGGCGCCGACCAGCTCACCGCCATCGGCGACGAGATCCTCGCCGCCGCCTGA